TCTGTGAAATCTGAAAATGAATAATCGGAAGTCATGTCTATTTTTAGGGAGCCAAACTCAATCAAAGTTGCGGAGGGGGTGTCACTGTTAGGCCAGGATAATTTGTGAAACTAGAGTCATGTGaggagaagaggaaaaaaaaaaatcataagcAACAACTGTGTCGTCATTTGTGTGACTACTGAGGGTGTGAGACAGCGATGAGAGAAAATCCCAACCAGGAACTAACTGTTGGTTTTACATTCCGAAAAACAGGCTGATTAAACACAGTGGTATTTATCTAACAGAGGCAAACTAAATTCTTAAAAAAGGATGACAGATAGCCTATCTGTTTATTCAGCAGACACACTGACTCATCCAGCTTCCTCTCAGTGGCTTTTTGATGGTTCCTCATGCCTGGTTTCTGCTGAAGACACGCAGGTGACGCTCGTAGTGGCCCACCAACCACACCTCAAGAATCTCAGCTTTCCCAGTATCTCATACGTCAGCTTGTGGTATGGAGTGGTAGAGCCAGGATGGAGTATGGCGAGGTTCTGATGATGAGGCAGAATATGTCGGCGGGGTTGCCACCGTCCAGCGTCGGTTCAGGTGACATTCGCAGCTTCCTCCATCCGGCAGATACAAAACGGGGGGGCTGGTCGAGGTGTGGATGTTTTCATAGCTGTGGgtcccccactccacccccatGGGCTCTCAGCCAAACTAGCACGTCGCAGGGAAATGGGTCCATTCCTCCCACGCCGTGTCTCCCTGTCCGGGCCCCCGGACCGGCTCACTTTCTTCCTTTCCCTCAGCCTACCAGGGTCTGGTCCTTGAACTGACTCTGTGGCTGACAGACAGGTGCTTCCTGGTCTCTGCTGCACACATGTAACCCCTCCCCACAGCTGAAAGACTAAACATCACAGGCCATTTGAAGGGAAACTCTGCTAAAGACATGCAGATGAGGATACAGGCTGTACAGACTATTGAAGATTTTAAAGAGATGGCTCCCTGACAACCACTTCAATGGCACTTCACCCAGAAttaaagggggggaggggagttCTGGGAACAGAGTCCCTTTGCTgtggtgctgaaggaggctttttTGGCTTGGTTGTGTTGGCAGATGTACATCGGTGGGAAGCTGCTGTTTGCAGATTACATAACTGACGATGGCAGATGTTCGTCCGAGGACCTCCAGAAGCAGATGGCCAGAACGCTGGAGGCTTACCGTCGTGGTCATTGCCTGCCTCCTGACTACAGGTTCAGGTACATTGAATTTGGCTACAGGAAGGGCTACGGTCACCTGCCGTCGATTCCACCCGCTCAGGAATGAACACTGATATCAGAAGCTCTTTGCTGGAGTATTCTGGGTGTAGGGAGGATAATCCCTGATGCCACAGAGGAAAGACCAAGTGGCCTGTTGTCATCAGTCCTCAGGTGGGGCGCCCAAGAGGAAGGGGCTGCCAATCCTACTACGCAGGGGCTGGGAGTGGACCAGGGCGTGGGAGTGACTCTGCCAGAGAATAGGGAGCCACAGATGCGCGCCGGGTACTGGTGCCAATCCCTGCATAGACatgtgtctgcctgcctgtacGCTAAGCCTGAGAGGCTTTGCTGAACTGATGCACACACACTCTGTTTCTACAGGCCACCTGTTGCAGAAGAATCAGAGTCACTGGCACTACAGAGGAGCTGGCTGCAGACCGAGAGTGCCCTCGGCTATACTGTTCTCCCTACCCAATGAGAGGAACCTATGCGTGGATTCAGGCATGGACTCTAGCCCCAGGCTTTGAAGACTAGGCCCTGATTTGCAGGCTACACTGCTGCTACCAATTACCCAAGTGGGAAAATGTCTTGGGAGGGAACACCGGGGGTCAAATGAAAAGGGGACAGTGGCGCGGTGTCCTTAAAAGGTTACTTTATTCATCAGATGAGAAGTACAGAGGAACAGCAACTAACTTCACTGGCTGAAGTGTCATAGAGACGGACAAGGCAAACAGGAGGCAGAGAGAAGCACAGAGACCCAGACAGGGAGTCAGCGGACCCTGGGTTGGCTCCTACAGGTTCGGCGCCACCCAGACGATGGAGGCAGGAAGGGAAAGCTCCCGAAACAAAATGATGATGATACCGGGATGGCTGCATTTAGAGAGGATAGTAGCACTGGTGCTGGCTGTGAAGCGGTAAAGAGCTGCCCCGCGACACCAATTGTCCAAAGTGAGGTGGCCAGTGACGTAATATTCCTCGAATCCATCTCATTCGCATGCAAGACTGTTTAATCTGGTTTACCGTCACACCGGAAACTATAAAACAAATGTTTCATTCCTGTATCATCCGATTATCATAATAATACCATTTTAGTGCTCAACAGAATAAAACTTTTGTTAGCAAAAACAAATCCCAGGCAAAGAATTGTCCACCAATTAGTGTAGCTAAAGGTTTATCTCTGTTTTCTTACAGGTGTCAAATAAAACTCAGTTAAAAAGCAGAGGGAGTCAGAAAGAGATGAATTAGAGGATGGCAGCATGTGGGAGTCAGATTCTGTGGAGGATCAGTGATTCACAATAATATTGAGTGAGTGCAGTTgggaggacaaaaaaaaaactaacccATGTGACAGTAGTTTGGCCACATGCTGCATTATCTCGTCTACCCACAGTCCCTTGTGAAAGACTTTTGTGCACCAGAGTTCTTGAAATAGCATGCCTCACTCATGAAAAGCTTAAGGAAACAGACAATGTACAGATAAAATACCACTGGTTTACAGAAatgccctccccccacccactgaAACCCCAGACTGTCACTGTAAGCATTCACCCGATATCTGAAGGTCCCATGTGACGACCCGTCAGACTTGCCGGTAAACTTCATAAAGGAGAgcggggccctcacagctgtagaggaaagcgtGAGTGAGATGGCCCTGGAGCGCCGTGCAGGCCCAACAGCATGCCAAACCACATGGGGCACATTTTtaaagagggggaaaaaaactttttttttttttttgattgcacaTTTGGTGAATCAGCTCATAAAATGCCACTACAATAAGTATAGGGCGCCCTCTGCCAAGAGACAATAAGACACATTCACGCGCTTAGTAACATCTTTACATTCGGAGCACGGCTTGCAGAGGAGAAAATGTACCTGAGAATTTTCCATGGATTGTAAACACATTAACATTCTCCTTCCCCCTCCTTCCACGACCCAAACTGCTACTATATATGAACCTGAACAACCCCCTTCCCTTCCTCAATTAGCAAGGCTACCTGAATGAATTGGCAGACCATGGAGGGGAATCCATCCAGCTGTTACTTTGGGGGTTAACCCCAAAATTAGCAcattaaaaagcagaaatgtttaaaatttGAATCCTCTAATATCCCCTCAGCACTGGCCTGTGGAATTCCTAGGAGAAACATTTGCACCATAAACAGAGTCTCTGAATAGCCAGCAAAGTATAGAAATATGGCCCCCAAATCCTTCAGGAAAGGCAAAGGATTCCACCCAGGGCATGACGACCGGTTTGGGTTAGGGTCCGGACTGAGTGAACCCTACACTGAAGCAGAATCCCTGAGCGGGAGTGGAGAGTGCTTTCacgggtctctctctctctctctggtggTAGCTGCCCAGGGGAATTGTGGGAAGGGAGAGCGATGAATGGTTGATTTAGAAGTAATGACTCGTGACGACAACCAAGTAAACTTTTACAAAAATACAGTAACTCTGAAAGGATAAAACAAAACTACATACACATTTCAACAcgtcacaaaaaaaaactaaaaattggGTATTTGTTAAGGAGAATTTCaataaataacagaaaaatCCTCAAATAAATATCCTTGCCTACACTGATTTTTGATAAAGCAGACCTGTGAGTTGTCTAGTCCTCTTCCTGTTTGTCTTGCTTCTGTACCAAAGTATACGAGGTCATCCTATCTTCTTCCTGATCATCTTCATCTCCGAATGTCTGCTCCTCCATGGTGGTGAAAGAGTGAGACCGGGCCGCCACTTGGGCTGCGAGGGCGGAGCTGAAGCTGAGGGTGGCCGTGCCGTGTATCTCTGAAAGTCTGTCCATCACGGAGAGTGTGGGTGGTCtccccaccagggggcgccctgtTCCTCCCTCCCCGTCTCCCTCCCCCTCAGTTCCATCATACTGGTAATGGACGGTCTCTCCTTTGTCATCAGGAATACCTGCGCAGGCCTTGTCCTCTCCCACCTCCGACTGTCCACAGCAGAACTCTGTCTCTGCCCTCGTAGGTAAGGGATCTGATTCTTCTGTGTCCTGCTCTGGTGCCCGATTCTCACCCTCCACATTGTTTCTGACCCCGCCCCCTGGGTCCAGAGGGGAAGGGTCCACATACCCGCAGGGTTCCATCAATGTTGCAGGTGCTATAGGCATCAGGGCAGCTGTGAGACAGATGGGAGAGATCACTGGTAGCCAAGTCTATGCAAGGGAACCAGAGTAGCTGTTTCCAGCAGTATGAAGTCAAAGGTGATGTAATTCTAACCAGCTGTACTAGTGGTTTTCAATTGAACTGATTTTAAATTTACGTACCATTCATTCATCGGAAAAAAACTGCAGATGGTGTAAAAAATGAAAGGTGTTTAGAAACAGTAAGATTAGTATTGTTCTCACTGAAAGGTCACCAGACAATTTGTTTGCAATCAGTAAAACATTATTCAAAAATATACCTAATAAATTATTTGGtgtagtggaaaaaaaaaactcccagtTAGAAATGGGACAGTAAATGTTGACATATACGGCCTAATATAGTGCACCATTACACATTACTGGGTCCCTGCTGACTGGTTCCACCGCAGTCTGCGGGCGATGATGTCACGGTATACTGTGACAACACTCTGAgggcagtcacatgaccatgtAGATTCCAGCCAAGGCTGCTGGCACTGCGGTACAAAGCCACCATCCACCACCTCCGTGCTACCACACCTGGGTTCAGGGGTCCATGAGTCATTTCATCAAGGCACTTTATCAGTTAAAGGTGGGAGTCAAAGAACTTACTAGAAtgtggcttgtgtgtgtgttatatataaattacattATGAGGACatttgtgataaaaacctgttattttgatgtttactttataaaaatctatgaatgcAACCAAATAACTAAAAAACTACCAAAAGTATTGTAGCTTGTTTGGTAAGGATAGGGCTGGGTGGgtgttaaggttgtcattgttagaattagggttatgcccataaaaatgaatggtctccacaaagatatgaatacaaacatgtgtgagtgtgtgtattaGAGTGGGTGCCCTCTGTGTCGTGCACTGGCAGGATGTCCTTGTGCCCCCGTACCTCGATCGCTGAAGAGCAGCTGTTTCCACTTCTGCCGCTCGACGTCAGAGGCGCGCAGGCCCAGCACGGACTTCAGCTCCAGCAGGACACGCCGCGACGACTCCTGCTCTCGCCTTTGCTGATCTCGCTCCTCCGAGGTCAGCCGGTCTGAGGCGGAGCACCGCCACTCCCCGTCTGAGTCCGAGTCCGAGGCATACGCCTCCAGCTCCTGTCCGGTAGGAGTGCAGAGGGGTGACAGTCACTCAGCGGCAGGGCCAGTCAAAGCCAGGACCGCACCCACAGCCTGTATCCCATGTGTGCCAACACCCACAACACCTGCCCTGATTACTACCCCAGGTCTGACAGGTCACAGAGGAGCCTTGAAGGAGCCTGAAAGTTAATTTTACCAAAATGTCAGCCATTCATCGGTCATAACTGTAGTATAGCCATACCTACTGGGACACCGTTGGCTTTTCTGAGACACTGTAATTGACCTTCACCAATCGGGGTGGAACTAAAACAAGACCTCAACTGTCCAGGAGGACAGTTTTCTGCTGGGACACAGCACTAGTGACTCGGTGCCGTTTTGTTGTGTGCTGTAAATCTGTGATTCTTAAGTGTGGTATAAACATGAGGTTTTTCTGTTGCATTGGCTGTTCAGAGGCGATTCAGGTTGTCACCTCATGTGGAGTGCAACAGCATAGTAAGTTACACGGTCAGTTActgaaccccccctcccccaggtctCTAGAGGAAGCAAAACATGTAATTGTGTCATTAAATGGTCATAAGATCAGGAGCCACAGGAGGTAAATAGTGTCTTACTGAGGCAGCCTTAAATTCCGGAAATCACAGAGAAGCCAGAACACTGGGAATCGGATGAAACGATTGAGGAAGGAGCCGCCAGAGGCCCTGGCATCCCTGCCATGGAGCGGGATCTGGGTGGGGGAAACCAGGCTGTGGGGGAAACCTGTACGAGGAGGATCAGGCGGAGGCGGGACCTGCTCCTCGGGGACGGGGTCTTGGTCCTGGATGAGGGTGATCGGGCGTGGCGGGGGGGCCAGGAGGGTGAAGGTCCTCTCCTCTGGAGACTCGGGGGTTCCTGAGAGAAATGTGCATATTACCCAGAAGGCAGCGTGCTATCTGCAGGCCATGGGAGGTTTTCAGGTCATAATTCCAGAAAACAGGAACTTAAATAACCTAACACCCAGGGACACATTATTAATGGATAAACAGTGCAAAGTATGTCCACAGTGAAGACAGAAGCCTCTGCAGGCTCCAGTAGACGTTTATGGGTCAAACAAAACCAAGGTAGTAATCAGCTTGATGACATGGGTTCTGGGAATGCGGGGGGGTGGATCgacattttaattttctttcgAGACATTGTGCCTCCCCCCACCAAAACACACCCACTCTGGTTGATTTATGGCCCCTTAAGAGTGGCTGTCTCAATAGCAGCAGATGGAAACACTTATTACattcaaaaacaataaaactccCCAGCAGGATGTTTCCCTGTAAGCTccgccccatccccccccccccccccatgtattTACCCCACCCCCTAATCTAACAGGAGACAGACTGACTCGCCGGCAGCACCCAGAGGCAGTGCCAAGCGGGAAAGGTACTGGTGACATAACACCTTAACACTGCATTGTCCCAAGTCCAAAAGGGCCTCACTGTGACCACTTCCGCTAACAAGGGACatccagtcatgtgacctgagaAGAACCATGCAAGACAAGGGAGGGTGCCATTGGTGACCCTCAGTGGCTTGTTAATGCCAGCAGGAGGCGGCAATGTGTTTGGATTTTATGTCAGCTGTGAACCCCCCCAAGTTCTTGAACAGATCACATAACCACTGAGCTTTGTGCAAGCTGACATCACCAGGGTGATGTGATAAAATGTGGTAAATAAGGCATCAGAGGAGCGAATTCTCCCTGAAAGACGGACATAGAGAGGCAGGGTGACCCAGACAGTTGCTGAGTCTCTAATCAGGTGGACTGACACCTCTCCATCATCATTTTCTATCTTTGTACACAAAGCATGCTACTTCTCTATGTGCCGTCCCGAACACTGCCGAAGAATGGAGCTCTGAAACCCACAAGGGGCGGGATTATCAAATGGATTAATCTGCTTCCCATTGGTCGCCTTATCAGCTCCAGCTCAGTTAAATCAATCAGTGACTGACTGGGAAATCCGGCCCATCAAGTATGAAACATTTTGCTCATTTGTTCTACTGCCACTGAGGATGTGGCACTGTGGGTGGTCAGGCTGGGCATGGCTTTCCAGGCAGGCCCCTCACCTGGGCAGTTGGTCGCTCGGCACAGCATTCGCTCCACCTGTGCCACCGTCTCCTCCCAGCAGCTCGCGCTGGCCTGCATGTGGGGCTGCAGGAAACGCAGCCTGTCCTGAAGCTCCTGGTAGCCCACCCGGGTCATCTCCATCGTCTCCCGGGAAACCATCAGTTTTTCCAGCTCGTCCTCCAGTATTATCACTCTAGAGGGTGTGGGGTGTGAAGTGAAAGCAAAACTAAACATTGGCATTGTAAAAAATGTCACCTGACAGCATTTCCATGGCACATACCAGAAATGTTCCAGAATCCTCTTCAGTCAAGTGACAATCCCTATATTGTCACATAGCTGTCTTTTTAGTAATTGGCTTGTTACACGTTAGACCTGTCTGTTTATCCCAAGTTTCTCCCGTTAAACTCACATACTCAAAGTATGACAAGCTTCCCTGTGCTGGATAGCAGACATGCAGGAACCCTAAGGGCCAGCCTGCGAAAAGTCGGCAGGCTGCGTACTCGTTGAGAAGGGCCTTGAGGTGGAGCTGCAGGCTCCGGACGGACGTGTGCAGGCTGTTAAGCTCACAGCACTTCTGGCGGGCGCGGCCAACCCGATCGGAGCTGTGCGCCTGCAGCTGCATCTCGAAGTAGCGGTGGAAGTCGTAGCTGCGCTGCAGGTCGCCCAGGCTGCGGGACAGCACCCCATGCAGTGGCTCCGTCAGCCTGTTGATGGCCCGGTACGccagccccctgctggcacgCCAGGGTGGCTCCTCCTCCCGGCCAGGCGACAGAAGTAGCGCTAGGCGACGGAAGAACTCGGAGCTCTGGCTGACCCACAGCTGGAAGAGCACCTGCCGACCACAGAGGACATTCAGCACGTCATAGGGAGAGTGTCGTCACAGCACGTGATGTTAATCTCTCCTCACTGGACCTGCATCGTGTGGCCCAGCCTGAACCAGCCCAGCTGGACCCCTGTAACCACGATTTGACCCAGTTCTGACAGGCCCAGTGTCAATAACCCCTGACACCAATGACTGGTCTCCAACTGCAGTCCAGgcagctgtcacatgacctggcagGCAGCCTGCTATTTAACACAGCTTACGGAAGTGCCCTGGGCCATAAGCGCACACGGGACCAGTGTCAGCATCAGAGTTAAATTCATAATGACAAGGAAAAGAAAAGTAAGTGTCATTACGGAATCCGGTTCCATGGAAACACTGGGAGCCGACATTAGGGTCGAGATGTATACAGGAAGTCTGGCAAGGCTGCAGCCAATAAACAGAACACAAAATTTACCCACATCTGTGTGAAACCCTCACACAGATAATGTTGATATAAACTTTCCCTAAAACTCCCATACTGTCTGCTGTTCTTGAGAAATGAATGTTTATAGTGCCCACAAGATGGGAGAGTAACTGCAAAAGAAGTGAACGTCAGGGACTGAAGGCCCAGCAGAAGAGGAGAGAGGGATGAACAGAAGGAGGAAGGAAATGAGGAAAATGGTCTGAGGCAAGACGTCAAGAGGGAggtggggtcagaggtcaggggtcGCTCACCTTGAGGGCAGGGAGGCTGTAGTCGTCAGTCAGTTCCTGCGCCTGTTCGTCAGACAGAGGCTCCTCCCCCAGGCCTAGGCCCAGCTCCCTCAGCGGCACCGTAGAAACGTAGTTTGTCACGTTGTCAATCTCCAGGGTCAAGGGGTACGTAGCAGACTGGGTTAAGGCAAGCGGACCTTGGTGTCGGACCCCGAAGCCATCGATCATGAGCCAGGAAGCGCGAGACAGGCTAACAGGCCGCTACGTCCCAACATGCCATTTGTTTCCCTGGGTTCTGAACAACTGAGTCATTTGGAGAGGAAGTCAGATAGAGAGCTTGAGAGGAAGATGACACTCATCCAGGCTGTGACACAGTATGCATAAAAGCAGAGTGCCACTCCATTTAACATAATCGCTCGGGTGAGGAGCAGAGCCGTCCCTCTTGCCAATGTCTACACGGACACGGCGGCTCCACGACACGCTGCCATAGCAGTTATACCTCTATTAGAACTGagaggatgggggagggggagaggggtgGGTCTTTCTAGAGCTTGGACTCGGTCCAGCTGAGCTGACCTGGTTTTCCTGCCTGGGTTGCCATGCTGTCCAGTgaagggggggcagggaggctGCAGAAGGATATGACTTGAGCATGTGGCAGGTGGCCAGGCGGGCAGCGCGGAAGGCGGCTCTCACGGCTTTGTAGAAGGCTTTCCTCAGGCCCAGCAGCTGCTGGCCGCGAGGCTGCCCGGCCTTCTTAAAGGGACAGGCCGCACTGACCCTGTCGAGCAAACTTGGAAGAGTGAAACGTGATACAGACTGTGCAGACATCCCACGGTGGCTCTGTcgcaacacacagcagcgtgctTCCCCAGCGGCGGGTGCGTGCGGCACGGGGCTAAGACACGCTAATGCAGGGCGGGAGGCACACGAGACACCACCGATGGCCTTCGCTGTCCTGCGCATGCAGCTGTACCTCACGcgcacaggcaggcaggcaggcaggcagtcaGGCGGACAGACTGTCTTAACTATCAGTCAGAGCTGGTAACACAAACAGAGATG
The nucleotide sequence above comes from Paramormyrops kingsleyae isolate MSU_618 chromosome 3, PKINGS_0.4, whole genome shotgun sequence. Encoded proteins:
- the vezt gene encoding vezatin isoform X1: MTEEFDEEVVFENSPLFQYLQDLGHTDFEACPSLSQEEERCPEGEEGHPQQDAPPSPRESLFWRLADAVRKLNPFHQGVMSDSLEQQLDVAFQQYSLRTILEQDVLLQEDVELIELLDPSILTTGSSSSSPSRPHTVAPRFLATPSLWDVSVLVGFVAVLMGLLVLENGLGLAASLSLLMLLGALAVLRGRSLWQATCLQKTMCLQQEKLEQLAISSRTLTSLARKSLRLIQETEVISRGFTLLLDRVSAACPFKKAGQPRGQQLLGLRKAFYKAVRAAFRAARLATCHMLKSYPLTLEIDNVTNYVSTVPLRELGLGLGEEPLSDEQAQELTDDYSLPALKVLFQLWVSQSSEFFRRLALLLSPGREEEPPWRASRGLAYRAINRLTEPLHGVLSRSLGDLQRSYDFHRYFEMQLQAHSSDRVGRARQKCCELNSLHTSVRSLQLHLKALLNEVIILEDELEKLMVSRETMEMTRVGYQELQDRLRFLQPHMQASASCWEETVAQVERMLCRATNCPGTPESPEERTFTLLAPPPRPITLIQDQDPVPEEQELEAYASDSDSDGEWRCSASDRLTSEERDQQRREQESSRRVLLELKSVLGLRASDVERQKWKQLLFSDRAALMPIAPATLMEPCGYVDPSPLDPGGGVRNNVEGENRAPEQDTEESDPLPTRAETEFCCGQSEVGEDKACAGIPDDKGETVHYQYDGTEGEGDGEGGTGRPLVGRPPTLSVMDRLSEIHGTATLSFSSALAAQVAARSHSFTTMEEQTFGDEDDQEEDRMTSYTLVQKQDKQEED
- the vezt gene encoding vezatin isoform X2 produces the protein MTEEFDEEVVFENSPLFQYLQDLGHTDFEACPSLSQEEERCPEGEEGHPQQDAPPSPRESLFWRLADAVRKLNPFHQGVMSDSLEQQLDVAFQQYSLRTILEQDVLLQEDVELIELLDPSILTTGSSSSSPSRPHTVAPRFLATPSLWDVSVLVGFVAVLMGLLVLENGLGLAASLSLLMLLGALAVLRGRSLWQATCLQKTMCLQQEKLEQLAISSRTLTSLARKSLRLIQETEVISRGFTLVSAACPFKKAGQPRGQQLLGLRKAFYKAVRAAFRAARLATCHMLKSYPLTLEIDNVTNYVSTVPLRELGLGLGEEPLSDEQAQELTDDYSLPALKVLFQLWVSQSSEFFRRLALLLSPGREEEPPWRASRGLAYRAINRLTEPLHGVLSRSLGDLQRSYDFHRYFEMQLQAHSSDRVGRARQKCCELNSLHTSVRSLQLHLKALLNEVIILEDELEKLMVSRETMEMTRVGYQELQDRLRFLQPHMQASASCWEETVAQVERMLCRATNCPGTPESPEERTFTLLAPPPRPITLIQDQDPVPEEQELEAYASDSDSDGEWRCSASDRLTSEERDQQRREQESSRRVLLELKSVLGLRASDVERQKWKQLLFSDRAALMPIAPATLMEPCGYVDPSPLDPGGGVRNNVEGENRAPEQDTEESDPLPTRAETEFCCGQSEVGEDKACAGIPDDKGETVHYQYDGTEGEGDGEGGTGRPLVGRPPTLSVMDRLSEIHGTATLSFSSALAAQVAARSHSFTTMEEQTFGDEDDQEEDRMTSYTLVQKQDKQEED
- the vezt gene encoding vezatin isoform X3 is translated as MSDSLEQQLDVAFQQYSLRTILEQDVLLQEDVELIELLDPSILTTGSSSSSPSRPHTVAPRFLATPSLWDVSVLVGFVAVLMGLLVLENGLGLAASLSLLMLLGALAVLRGRSLWQATCLQKTMCLQQEKLEQLAISSRTLTSLARKSLRLIQETEVISRGFTLLLDRVSAACPFKKAGQPRGQQLLGLRKAFYKAVRAAFRAARLATCHMLKSYPLTLEIDNVTNYVSTVPLRELGLGLGEEPLSDEQAQELTDDYSLPALKVLFQLWVSQSSEFFRRLALLLSPGREEEPPWRASRGLAYRAINRLTEPLHGVLSRSLGDLQRSYDFHRYFEMQLQAHSSDRVGRARQKCCELNSLHTSVRSLQLHLKALLNEVIILEDELEKLMVSRETMEMTRVGYQELQDRLRFLQPHMQASASCWEETVAQVERMLCRATNCPGTPESPEERTFTLLAPPPRPITLIQDQDPVPEEQELEAYASDSDSDGEWRCSASDRLTSEERDQQRREQESSRRVLLELKSVLGLRASDVERQKWKQLLFSDRAALMPIAPATLMEPCGYVDPSPLDPGGGVRNNVEGENRAPEQDTEESDPLPTRAETEFCCGQSEVGEDKACAGIPDDKGETVHYQYDGTEGEGDGEGGTGRPLVGRPPTLSVMDRLSEIHGTATLSFSSALAAQVAARSHSFTTMEEQTFGDEDDQEEDRMTSYTLVQKQDKQEED